From the genome of Acidobacteriota bacterium, one region includes:
- a CDS encoding MBL fold metallo-hydrolase, with protein sequence MSAPAPLLQRKLGTFDLTLLHDGEFRLDGGAMFGTVPKVLWERKKPADEANRITMVTHCPLLRRGDDLVLIDTGIGDKNDAKFRSIFGMADDAERLPAALRRAGYEPEDVTHVVLSHLHFDHCGWNTRAAGDRYVPTFPKARYWIERGEIEHARHPNPRDRASYDPRNWEPLFEAGLVELFDGRGEPVPGIEALRAPGHNDSMCVVRIDGREAAGTGAGQALFLTDLVPTAAHVPYPWVMGYDLYPVTTIENKRKWLPRAADEGWLVIFEHDPEVPLARLVADGKNRYRAEPVVSQG encoded by the coding sequence ATGAGTGCGCCCGCCCCTCTCCTGCAGCGCAAGCTCGGCACCTTTGACCTGACCCTGCTCCACGATGGCGAGTTTCGCCTCGACGGCGGCGCCATGTTCGGCACCGTGCCGAAGGTGCTGTGGGAGCGCAAGAAGCCGGCGGACGAGGCCAACCGCATCACCATGGTCACCCACTGCCCGCTGCTCCGCCGGGGTGACGATCTGGTGCTGATCGACACCGGCATCGGCGACAAGAACGACGCCAAATTCCGCTCCATCTTCGGAATGGCCGACGACGCCGAGCGCCTGCCGGCGGCTCTGCGCCGGGCAGGCTACGAGCCTGAGGACGTCACCCACGTGGTGTTGTCCCACCTGCATTTCGATCACTGCGGCTGGAACACCCGGGCCGCCGGAGATCGGTACGTGCCGACCTTCCCGAAGGCCCGCTACTGGATCGAACGCGGCGAGATCGAACACGCCCGCCATCCCAATCCGCGGGATCGCGCCAGCTACGATCCGCGCAACTGGGAGCCGCTCTTCGAGGCCGGATTGGTCGAACTATTCGACGGTCGTGGCGAGCCGGTGCCGGGCATCGAGGCGCTCCGCGCGCCGGGCCACAACGACAGCATGTGCGTGGTGCGGATCGACGGCCGAGAGGCCGCCGGAACCGGCGCCGGGCAGGCCCTGTTTCTGACCGATCTGGTGCCGACGGCGGCACACGTTCCGTACCCGTGGGTGATGGGATACGATCTGTATCCCGTGACCACGATCGAGAACAAGCGGAAGTGGTTGCCACGGGCGGCGGACGAGGGCTGGCTGGTGATCTTCGAGCACGATCCGGAGGTGCCCCTGGCGCGCCTGGTGGCCGACGGAAAGAACCGTTACCGAGCAGAGCCCGTGGTTTCGCAAGGCTAG
- a CDS encoding pitrilysin family protein, with protein sequence MTEVIEPPLPTTAPSPVIAVRRVDGPPVVAVRVWISGGARRETAIGQALIAGRLLAEGTARSDFRQIAEQVESRGFSLSSFGSYEIHGLALDGLAADWEWALEQAADVLLEAAFPADRGEWLARQAAAELDSLGDQPQVRTAWGFAEQLYTPNRRRLPVQGGVEELAALTVGDCRSFHRAALAEGPLIVTVTGAIDEGQVHRRLETLFSSAVLSEVIGPSGAEGDVLEDSAAPVGLPERRRQVYFESGSGDQAHLLLGHLTVARDHPDFDALDLLSVILGSGAGLTGRIPDRIREQEGLAYTTSAHMASGAGLDPGRLVAYVGTSTATVAQAERGVREELARVIDDGIRDDELESARSYLLGRLPFGRETARQWADLLAMARHWGLPFDRPGWREENLRRIDRPAVEEAARRHLRSDDLRVTVGLPAT encoded by the coding sequence ATGACCGAGGTGATCGAACCGCCCTTGCCGACCACCGCGCCCTCGCCGGTGATCGCTGTTCGCCGGGTCGACGGTCCACCGGTGGTGGCCGTGCGGGTGTGGATTTCCGGCGGCGCCCGGCGGGAGACGGCCATCGGTCAAGCCCTGATCGCCGGCCGCCTGCTCGCCGAAGGCACGGCGCGGAGCGATTTTCGGCAGATCGCCGAGCAGGTGGAGTCGCGCGGCTTTTCCCTCTCGAGCTTCGGTTCCTATGAGATCCACGGGCTCGCCCTCGATGGCCTGGCGGCGGACTGGGAATGGGCCTTGGAGCAAGCCGCCGACGTGCTGCTCGAGGCCGCCTTCCCGGCCGACCGCGGCGAGTGGTTGGCCCGCCAGGCAGCGGCGGAACTCGACAGCTTGGGCGACCAGCCGCAGGTGCGCACCGCCTGGGGATTCGCCGAGCAGCTCTACACCCCGAATCGCCGCCGCCTTCCGGTGCAGGGTGGAGTCGAGGAGCTGGCGGCCTTGACGGTCGGCGACTGCCGGTCCTTTCACCGGGCGGCCCTGGCCGAGGGGCCGCTGATCGTCACCGTCACCGGGGCGATCGACGAGGGGCAGGTGCACCGCCGGCTGGAAACGCTCTTTTCCTCCGCCGTCCTCAGCGAGGTGATCGGCCCGTCCGGGGCCGAGGGCGATGTTCTGGAAGATTCCGCCGCGCCGGTGGGCTTGCCGGAACGCCGCCGGCAGGTGTACTTCGAGTCCGGTTCCGGCGACCAGGCCCACTTGCTGTTGGGCCACCTGACCGTGGCGCGGGATCACCCGGACTTCGATGCCCTCGATCTCCTGTCGGTGATCCTCGGCTCCGGCGCCGGTCTGACCGGTCGCATCCCGGATCGAATTCGCGAGCAGGAAGGCCTGGCCTACACGACGAGCGCCCACATGGCGTCCGGAGCTGGCCTCGATCCCGGCCGCTTGGTGGCCTATGTGGGAACCTCCACCGCCACCGTCGCTCAAGCGGAGCGCGGAGTGCGGGAAGAGCTGGCCCGGGTGATCGACGATGGCATCCGCGACGACGAGCTGGAGAGCGCCCGTTCCTACCTCCTCGGCCGTCTGCCCTTCGGTCGCGAAACGGCTCGCCAGTGGGCCGATCTCCTAGCCATGGCGCGCCATTGGGGATTGCCCTTCGACCGACCCGGCTGGCGCGAAGAAAACCTTCGCCGGATAGACCGGCCGGCGGTGGAGGAGGCCGCCCGGCGGCACCTGCGGTCGGATGATCTGCGGGTCACGGTGGGCCTGCCGGCGACCTAG